Part of the Paenibacillus antri genome is shown below.
GACGCCGACTACGAAGTGGTTGACGATAAAGACAAGTAACGGTTATGATGCAGTAGGTTGAAGCCCAAGTGCGCTTGGGCTTCGCTTTTATTTCAGGTGACGGCGCGGTCCGGTTTCGGGCGCGAGCCGTTTTCTCTATGGGGTAGGGGGGTGAACGCGTGGCGAAACGCGACTTTTACGAGGTGCTAGGGGTTCAGAAGGGGGCCTCCGCGGACGAGATCAAGAAGGCGTACCGGAAGCTGGCCCGGGAATACCATCCCGACGTGAACAAGGCGCCGGACGCGGCCGATAAGTTTAAAGAAGCGAAGGAAGCGTACGACGTCTTATCGGACGATTCGAAGCGCGCGAACTACGACCGCTTCGGCCACGCCGACCCGAACCAAGGCTTCGGCGGCTTCGGCGGCGGAGGCGGAGCGGATTTCGGCGGCGGCATCAACGATATTTTCGATATGTTCTTCGGCGGCGGCGGAGGTCGGCGCAACCCGAACGCGCCGCAGCGCGGGGCGGACCTCGAATATCAAATGCAGATCGAGTTTAAGGAAGCGGTCTTCGGCAAGGAAACCGACATTACGATTCCCCGCACGGAGACGTGCGACGTCTGCGAAGGGTCGGGCGCGAAGCCGGGCACGAAGCCGGAGACATGTTCCGTCTGCCGCGGCAGCGGACAACAGGAAGTCGTGCAGAACACGCCGTTCGGGCGCATCGTCAACCGCCGCGCCTGCGGCAATTGCAACGGCACGGGCAAGATCATTAAGGATCGCTGCAACAACTGTTGGGGCGCCGGTAAGGTCAAGAAGCAACGGAAGATCCACATCCGCATTCCGGCGGGCGTCGACGACGGCGCGCAGCTGCGCGTATCCGGCGAAGGCGAGAGCGGTATGCGCGGCGGACCTTCGGGCGACTTGTATATCTCGATCCGCGTTAAGCCGCACGAATTTTTCGAGCGGGAAGGCGAGGATATTTATTGCGAAGTGCCGCTAACGTTCGCGCAGGCGGCGCTCGGCGACGAGATCGAAGTGCCGACGCTGACCGAACGGGTCAAGTTGAAAATTCCGGCGGGCACGCAGACGGACACGTACTTCCGCTTGAAGGGCAAGGGCGTGCCGCGTCTTCGCGGCCATGGCCAAGGCGACCAGCATGTGAAAGTGGTCGTCGTTACGCCTACGAACTTGTCCGAAGAACAGAAGCAGCTGCTTCGCGATTTCGGCGGCATGTCCGGCGAGCGTACGCATGAAAATAACGGGTTCTTCGAACGGATGCGCAAGGCGTTCAAGGGCGATTAAGAGAGGGAGCACAAGCTCCTTCTCTTTTTTTATGCACATATTCGCCCGTCCGCCGGGGGAACTTATGGGGGAACGAGCTTACCGGATGCAGGGAAGGAAGGCG
Proteins encoded:
- the dnaJ gene encoding molecular chaperone DnaJ; translation: MAKRDFYEVLGVQKGASADEIKKAYRKLAREYHPDVNKAPDAADKFKEAKEAYDVLSDDSKRANYDRFGHADPNQGFGGFGGGGGADFGGGINDIFDMFFGGGGGRRNPNAPQRGADLEYQMQIEFKEAVFGKETDITIPRTETCDVCEGSGAKPGTKPETCSVCRGSGQQEVVQNTPFGRIVNRRACGNCNGTGKIIKDRCNNCWGAGKVKKQRKIHIRIPAGVDDGAQLRVSGEGESGMRGGPSGDLYISIRVKPHEFFEREGEDIYCEVPLTFAQAALGDEIEVPTLTERVKLKIPAGTQTDTYFRLKGKGVPRLRGHGQGDQHVKVVVVTPTNLSEEQKQLLRDFGGMSGERTHENNGFFERMRKAFKGD